Proteins from one Mycolicibacter virginiensis genomic window:
- a CDS encoding MlaE family ABC transporter permease yields MSGPSWTKPAIAVGDFVVLAGETFAAMARPPWAWRELITQIWFVARVSIVPTIMLSIPYTVLIVFTLNIVLLEIGASDLSGAGAALAAVTQVGPVVTAIVVSGAGATAMCADLGARTIREEIDAMKVIGVNPVEALVVPRVIAATFVAVMLYSVVAVVGLTGSYAFVVFVQHVTPGAFVAGMTLLTGLPQVVVSLIKALLFGLSAGLIACYKGLSVGGGPTAVGNAVNETVVFAFMALFLINILATAFGVKVAP; encoded by the coding sequence ATGAGCGGGCCCTCCTGGACCAAGCCCGCGATCGCGGTCGGCGATTTCGTCGTGCTTGCCGGCGAGACGTTCGCGGCCATGGCGCGACCCCCGTGGGCGTGGCGTGAGCTGATCACTCAGATCTGGTTCGTGGCCCGGGTGTCGATCGTCCCGACGATCATGCTGTCGATTCCCTACACCGTGCTCATCGTCTTCACGCTCAACATCGTGCTGCTGGAGATCGGCGCCTCCGACCTGTCCGGCGCCGGCGCGGCGCTGGCGGCCGTCACCCAGGTCGGCCCGGTAGTGACCGCCATCGTCGTGTCGGGGGCGGGCGCCACCGCCATGTGCGCTGATCTGGGTGCCCGCACGATTCGCGAGGAGATCGACGCCATGAAGGTGATCGGGGTCAACCCCGTCGAGGCACTGGTCGTTCCCCGCGTGATCGCGGCGACATTCGTTGCGGTGATGCTCTATTCAGTGGTCGCGGTGGTGGGCCTGACCGGAAGTTATGCCTTCGTGGTGTTCGTGCAGCACGTCACGCCGGGCGCTTTCGTCGCCGGGATGACGCTGTTGACCGGCCTGCCGCAGGTGGTGGTTTCGCTGATCAAGGCGCTGCTGTTCGGCCTGTCGGCCGGGCTGATCGCCTGCTACAAGGGGTTGTCGGTGGGTGGTGGCCCGACGGCGGTGGGCAATGCGGTGAACGAGACCGTGGTGTTCGCGTTCATGGCGCTGTTTCTGATCAACATCCTGGCCACCGCCTTCGGTGTGAAGGTCGCGCCGTGA
- a CDS encoding ABC transporter permease, with protein sequence MTAAETARRVGEQTAFYGAALAAIGDAVRRYPGEVLRLIAVMGMGAGALAVIGGTVVIVGFLTLSTGALIAVQGYNTLSNVGIEALTGFLGAFLNVRFIAPATAGVALAATIGAGATAQIGSMRINEEIDALEAMGIRSITYLAATRIVAGVLVVIPLYTVAVLMAFLATRFGTTVIYGQSRGVYDHYFSTFLEPTDLLWSFLAALSMATAVMVVHTYYGFTASGGPAGVGEAVGRAVRTSVTATVFVLLTITLSVYGQSGNFHLSG encoded by the coding sequence GTGACGGCCGCGGAGACTGCCCGGCGGGTGGGCGAACAGACCGCCTTCTACGGCGCCGCACTGGCCGCCATCGGCGACGCGGTCCGCCGCTACCCCGGCGAGGTGCTGCGGCTGATCGCGGTCATGGGGATGGGCGCCGGTGCGCTGGCCGTCATCGGCGGCACCGTGGTGATCGTCGGCTTCCTCACCTTGTCCACCGGGGCCCTGATCGCCGTGCAGGGCTACAACACCTTGTCCAACGTCGGAATCGAAGCACTGACCGGTTTCCTGGGCGCCTTCCTCAACGTCCGGTTCATCGCCCCGGCCACCGCCGGGGTGGCGCTGGCCGCGACCATCGGTGCCGGTGCGACCGCGCAGATCGGTTCGATGCGGATCAACGAGGAGATCGACGCGCTGGAAGCAATGGGCATTCGGTCGATCACCTACCTTGCCGCCACCCGGATCGTGGCCGGCGTGCTGGTGGTGATCCCGCTTTACACCGTCGCGGTGCTGATGGCGTTCTTGGCGACTCGCTTCGGCACCACCGTGATCTACGGGCAGTCACGGGGCGTCTACGACCACTACTTCTCCACCTTTTTGGAGCCCACCGATCTGCTGTGGTCGTTTCTGGCCGCGCTGTCGATGGCCACCGCGGTCATGGTGGTGCACACCTACTACGGCTTCACCGCCAGCGGTGGCCCGGCCGGGGTCGGCGAGGCCGTCGGCCGCGCCGTGCGAACCTCGGTCACCGCGACGGTGTTTGTGCTGCTGACCATCACACTGTCCGTCTACGGACAGTCCGGCAACTTCCACCTGTCGGGGTGA
- a CDS encoding MCE family protein, whose amino-acid sequence MNIGTRNRSRRGGIDPIWWSPVLVVVTTALCAMTALLFSGAFRGYVPLTLVSDRAGLVMEDGAKVKLRGIQIGEVRSIGSQPGTDHSRLSTLNLKMYPRSFGYLPSNIEAEIKSSTAFGAKYVDLVIPSGGPSGQRLKAGAVLRSRNVTVEVNTMFENLQAVVHAIDPAKLNSVLSAVAESVRGRGDVIGRAITGANTMLTAVNPRMPTVQRDWQLFGQTTQAYSVAAQNILEILDSASTTGTTLSGQAGELDALLLAAVGFSATGIDTIGANQPGLVQALNLMAPTTDLLEEYSPTYTCLFQGAQWFLENGGRDAMGGNGRSVIMDAAMLAGDDPYRYPDNLPLVNARGGPGGRPSCGSLPDVSKNFPVKYLVTDTGFGTGLDVRPNPGIGFPGFANYFPVTKPEPEPPRIRYPGPPAPGPESP is encoded by the coding sequence ATGAATATCGGTACCCGCAACAGATCCCGCCGCGGCGGGATCGACCCGATCTGGTGGTCGCCGGTCCTGGTGGTGGTGACCACGGCCTTGTGCGCCATGACCGCCCTGCTGTTCTCCGGAGCGTTCCGAGGCTATGTCCCGCTCACTCTGGTCTCCGATCGAGCCGGCTTGGTGATGGAGGACGGGGCGAAGGTGAAACTTCGCGGTATCCAGATCGGCGAGGTGAGATCCATTGGCAGCCAACCGGGGACCGACCACTCTCGACTGTCCACCCTGAATCTGAAGATGTACCCACGGTCCTTCGGATATTTGCCGAGCAACATCGAAGCCGAGATCAAGTCCAGTACGGCGTTCGGCGCCAAGTACGTCGATCTGGTCATCCCCTCCGGCGGCCCCAGTGGCCAACGGCTCAAGGCCGGCGCGGTGTTGCGCTCACGCAACGTGACGGTGGAAGTCAACACCATGTTCGAGAACCTGCAGGCGGTGGTGCACGCCATCGACCCCGCCAAGCTCAACTCGGTGCTGTCGGCGGTGGCCGAATCGGTGCGGGGCAGGGGAGACGTCATCGGACGGGCGATCACCGGAGCCAACACGATGCTGACAGCGGTGAACCCACGCATGCCGACCGTGCAGCGCGACTGGCAACTATTCGGCCAGACCACCCAGGCATATTCCGTTGCCGCGCAGAACATCCTGGAAATCCTGGACTCCGCGTCCACCACCGGCACCACCCTGTCCGGCCAGGCCGGCGAACTCGACGCGCTGTTGCTCGCCGCGGTCGGATTCTCCGCGACCGGAATCGACACCATCGGCGCAAACCAGCCCGGACTGGTTCAAGCGCTCAACCTGATGGCGCCGACCACCGACCTGCTCGAGGAGTACTCGCCGACCTACACCTGCCTGTTCCAGGGGGCGCAATGGTTCCTGGAGAACGGCGGGCGAGACGCCATGGGCGGCAACGGGAGATCGGTCATCATGGATGCCGCGATGCTCGCCGGCGACGACCCGTACCGCTACCCCGACAACTTGCCTCTGGTCAACGCCCGGGGCGGCCCGGGCGGCAGGCCCAGCTGCGGCTCGCTACCCGACGTGAGCAAGAACTTCCCGGTGAAGTATCTGGTGACCGACACCGGATTCGGCACCGGCCTGGACGTTCGCCCCAACCCGGGCATCGGTTTTCCCGGCTTCGCCAACTACTTCCCGGTGACCAAGCCGGAGCCGGAACCGCCGAGAATCCGCTACCCCGGACCGCCCGCGCCCGGGCCGGAGTCGCCATGA
- a CDS encoding MCE family protein has protein sequence MRGNIGKTLTWVVLFTVTCLVFIFILVTVFGQFRFDSRVGYRAEFTNVSGLKGGNFVRIAGVEIGKVTKMALRPDGTVTVDFLIDRGLTLTEGTRAAVRYENLIGDRYLSLEQGAGSVRTLQPGQTIPLTRTDPALDVDALIGGFRPLFRALDPDQVNALSGELLKVFQGQGGTIASVLSRTSALTTTLAGRDELIGQVITNLNTVLGTFSTRDREFGHGLDSLTQMVQGLADRRTDITKGVAYINAAAGSVADLMTVAREPIRDVVVQTDRAAGQVMADRDYVDDLVKTLPDAYQVLARNGLYGDYFGFYMCDLVIKVNGKGGQPLYSKIMNQTTGRCAPK, from the coding sequence ATGAGAGGCAATATCGGCAAGACCCTGACCTGGGTCGTGTTGTTCACGGTGACGTGCTTGGTGTTCATCTTCATCCTGGTCACGGTGTTCGGGCAGTTCCGATTCGACTCCCGGGTCGGCTACCGGGCCGAGTTCACCAACGTGTCGGGTCTCAAGGGCGGCAACTTCGTTCGCATCGCCGGTGTCGAGATCGGCAAGGTCACCAAGATGGCGTTGCGCCCCGACGGCACCGTCACGGTCGACTTCTTGATCGACCGTGGGCTGACGCTCACCGAGGGCACCCGGGCGGCGGTGCGCTACGAGAACCTCATCGGCGACCGCTACCTGTCGTTGGAGCAAGGCGCGGGGTCGGTACGCACCCTGCAACCGGGCCAAACGATTCCGCTGACGCGGACCGACCCTGCACTCGATGTGGACGCCCTCATCGGAGGATTCCGGCCCCTGTTCCGGGCGTTGGACCCCGACCAGGTGAACGCGCTCAGCGGTGAGCTGCTCAAGGTATTCCAAGGCCAGGGCGGCACCATCGCCTCGGTGTTGTCGCGGACCTCGGCATTGACCACGACACTGGCCGGCCGCGACGAACTGATCGGCCAGGTGATCACCAACCTCAACACCGTGCTGGGCACCTTCAGCACCCGCGACCGCGAGTTCGGCCACGGGCTGGACTCACTGACCCAGATGGTCCAGGGGCTGGCGGATCGCCGCACCGACATCACCAAGGGCGTGGCCTACATCAACGCCGCCGCCGGCTCGGTCGCCGACCTGATGACCGTGGCCCGCGAACCCATTCGTGATGTGGTGGTGCAAACCGATCGGGCCGCCGGCCAGGTGATGGCCGACCGCGACTATGTCGACGATCTGGTCAAGACGCTGCCCGACGCCTACCAGGTTCTGGCGCGCAACGGGCTCTACGGCGACTATTTCGGCTTCTACATGTGTGACCTGGTGATCAAGGTGAATGGTAAAGGCGGCCAACCGCTCTACTCCAAGATCATGAACCAGACGACCGGACGGTGCGCCCCGAAATGA
- a CDS encoding MCE family protein, producing MTRPKLPRITIKPLAERNRPAVGVTGILLLIALVVAVFSYDRLPFIKGTSDYAAYFTEAGGIKSNSDVRVSGLDVGRVAGLRLEGNRVRVTFTVRKGVVLGDRTEAAIKTETVLGNKFLELTPRGDGHLTGPIPVERTTSPYDLPDALGDLTAVISGLDTTQLSSALTTLAETFKDTPPDLKMALQGVARFSDTLDKRDATLRQLLADANNVTGVLARRSEQIAGLVANSNALLSELLSQRNSVDALMANLTAVSRQVSAVVDDNRQQLKPAVDKLNGVLEILDNRRADLQRTLYLFRRYAMSFGEVLGSGPFFKASVVNLIPGQLAQPAIEAAFSDLGLDPNVLLPSQLNDPAVGQPGTPPLPMPFPRTGQGGEPNLTLPDAITGKPGDPRYPYREPLPAPPPGGPPPGPPALGPAADGGS from the coding sequence ATGACCAGACCGAAACTGCCGCGGATCACCATCAAACCGCTGGCCGAGCGCAATCGGCCCGCGGTCGGCGTCACCGGCATACTCCTGCTGATCGCCTTGGTGGTCGCGGTGTTCAGCTACGACAGGCTGCCATTCATCAAGGGCACCTCCGACTACGCCGCCTACTTCACCGAGGCCGGCGGCATCAAATCCAACAGTGACGTCCGGGTGTCGGGGCTCGACGTCGGCCGGGTTGCCGGTCTGCGGCTGGAGGGCAACCGGGTCCGAGTGACGTTCACGGTCCGCAAGGGTGTCGTGCTCGGTGACCGGACCGAGGCCGCGATCAAGACCGAAACGGTGCTGGGCAACAAGTTCCTGGAACTGACCCCGCGCGGCGACGGCCACCTCACCGGTCCGATACCGGTCGAACGCACCACGTCCCCCTACGATCTGCCGGATGCCCTGGGAGATCTGACCGCCGTCATCAGCGGCCTGGACACCACCCAGTTGTCCTCGGCGCTGACCACTCTGGCCGAGACCTTCAAAGACACGCCACCGGACCTCAAGATGGCGCTGCAGGGAGTGGCTCGTTTCTCCGACACCCTCGATAAGCGCGACGCCACGCTACGTCAGCTGCTGGCCGACGCCAACAACGTCACCGGGGTGCTGGCGCGGCGCAGCGAGCAGATCGCCGGCCTGGTCGCCAACAGCAATGCCCTGCTGAGTGAACTGTTGTCACAACGCAATTCCGTCGACGCGCTGATGGCCAATCTGACCGCGGTGTCGCGACAGGTGTCGGCCGTGGTCGACGACAACCGACAGCAACTCAAGCCCGCCGTCGACAAGCTCAACGGCGTTCTGGAGATCCTCGATAACCGCCGAGCCGACCTGCAGCGCACGCTCTACCTGTTTCGCCGCTACGCCATGTCGTTCGGCGAGGTGCTGGGATCCGGGCCGTTCTTCAAAGCCTCAGTGGTGAACCTGATTCCGGGCCAATTGGCGCAGCCGGCCATCGAAGCCGCCTTCTCCGATCTGGGTCTGGACCCCAATGTGCTGCTGCCCTCGCAGCTGAACGACCCGGCCGTCGGCCAGCCCGGCACCCCACCACTGCCGATGCCGTTTCCGCGCACCGGACAGGGCGGCGAACCCAATCTGACCTTGCCGGACGCCATCACCGGCAAGCCCGGGGACCCTCGTTATCCCTACCGCGAGCCGTTGCCGGCGCCGCCACCGGGCGGACCGCCCCCGGGCCCGCCCGCGCTCGGCCCGGCGGCAGACGGGGGGAGCTGA
- a CDS encoding MCE family protein: MGTHSVAGVSLPANGVRLLRLATAAVLVSSLVVAVLLVAGPPWAQLRKHVYTAYFTNTNGLYTGDEIRILGVAVGTVERIEPLPGTAKVTFSVGGQYRVPADVRAAILSPSLVSARAIQLVPAYTGGPELADGASIGQDRTAVPVEWDDFRQQLEKLTDSLQPSDTAGRSAIGAFVNTAAANLRGQGDTARETVIKLSQAMSALGDHSTDIFSTVRNMQLLVSALTSSSDLLAAFNVNLADITTLLNNSPREFADAMTSLDGVVNDLRGFIGENREGFGVTVDHLTAITSALNESRGDLKQVLHIAPSVFQNFVNIYQPAQSAITGVMALGNFANTVQFICSGIEALARANSLQASKLCVQYLAPIIKNRQYNFLPIGGNPFVGTAARPNEITYSEDRLRPDAAPQPVEPPRQPVDPELGLPGLLLPSSPPEGTP, translated from the coding sequence GTGGGCACTCACTCCGTGGCCGGTGTAAGCCTGCCCGCCAACGGCGTGCGACTCCTGCGGCTGGCGACCGCGGCCGTATTGGTGTCGAGCCTTGTCGTCGCAGTGTTGCTGGTGGCCGGACCGCCCTGGGCGCAGCTGCGCAAGCACGTTTACACCGCCTACTTCACCAACACCAACGGGCTCTACACCGGCGACGAGATCCGCATCCTGGGGGTTGCCGTCGGCACCGTCGAGCGCATCGAACCGCTGCCGGGCACCGCCAAGGTGACTTTTTCCGTCGGCGGCCAGTACCGGGTACCCGCCGATGTGCGGGCGGCGATCCTGTCGCCGTCGTTGGTGAGCGCCAGGGCGATCCAGCTTGTCCCGGCCTACACGGGTGGTCCCGAACTGGCCGACGGCGCCAGCATCGGCCAGGACCGCACGGCGGTTCCGGTCGAGTGGGACGACTTCAGGCAGCAGCTGGAGAAGCTCACCGATTCGCTGCAGCCGTCCGACACCGCCGGCCGCAGCGCCATCGGCGCCTTCGTCAACACCGCGGCGGCCAACTTGCGGGGTCAGGGCGACACCGCACGCGAGACGGTGATCAAACTGTCGCAGGCGATGTCGGCGCTGGGCGACCACAGCACCGACATCTTCAGCACGGTCCGCAACATGCAACTGCTGGTCTCGGCGCTGACCTCCAGCAGCGACCTGCTGGCGGCGTTCAACGTCAACCTCGCCGATATCACCACCTTGCTGAACAATTCGCCCCGCGAATTCGCCGACGCCATGACGAGCCTCGACGGCGTGGTCAACGACCTACGCGGATTCATCGGCGAGAACCGGGAGGGCTTCGGCGTCACCGTCGATCACCTGACGGCGATCACCTCCGCCCTCAACGAAAGCCGCGGCGACCTCAAACAGGTTCTGCACATTGCCCCGTCGGTGTTCCAGAACTTCGTGAACATCTACCAACCGGCCCAAAGCGCGATCACCGGGGTAATGGCGCTCGGCAACTTCGCCAACACCGTCCAATTCATCTGCAGCGGAATCGAAGCCCTGGCGCGGGCGAACTCACTGCAGGCCTCGAAGTTGTGCGTGCAGTATCTGGCGCCGATCATCAAGAACCGCCAATACAATTTTCTGCCGATCGGCGGCAACCCGTTCGTCGGCACCGCGGCGCGTCCCAACGAAATCACCTACAGCGAAGACCGGCTCCGGCCCGACGCTGCCCCACAGCCGGTAGAGCCGCCCCGCCAGCCCGTCGACCCCGAGCTGGGCCTGCCCGGCCTGCTGCTGCCGTCGTCGCCACCGGAGGGCACCCCGTGA
- a CDS encoding virulence factor Mce family protein, protein MRRLVVIALSITVAFGASGCQWRGLNSLSLPGTGRGDGTYTISAQLPDVVVIQQNSRVRVADVNVGNVTKIEVQDWHALVTMRIDNSVHLPANSTAKVGQTSLLGSMHIELAPPTDEPPRGELQDGAVIPLSKAATYPTTEQTLASVSLLLNGGGLAQLQEINQSLARALAGRESDMRSLLTQLDTFIAALNDQTDDIISATEKLNGLVGQFARQNQTVDKALTTIPQALAVLAQERTKIADAADALGKFSAIAVSTVEQSREALVANLRNIAPVLRSLADAGPALTQGLDFLSTYPWVKSNIPNWFRGDFANISLVVDLTLSRIDSGLFTGTRWEGDLTELELQWGRTVGQMPSPYTAGNPLVAPYHFGGY, encoded by the coding sequence GTGAGGCGGCTCGTGGTCATCGCGCTGAGCATCACTGTCGCCTTCGGGGCCAGCGGCTGCCAGTGGCGGGGCCTGAACTCGCTGAGCCTGCCCGGCACCGGACGCGGCGACGGCACCTACACGATCTCGGCCCAGTTACCCGATGTCGTGGTCATTCAACAGAACTCACGGGTGCGGGTGGCCGACGTCAACGTGGGCAATGTGACCAAGATCGAGGTCCAGGACTGGCACGCGCTGGTGACCATGCGCATCGACAACAGCGTGCACCTGCCGGCGAACAGCACCGCCAAAGTCGGACAGACCAGCCTGCTCGGTTCGATGCATATCGAGTTGGCGCCACCGACCGACGAGCCGCCGCGCGGCGAACTGCAAGACGGCGCGGTCATCCCGCTGTCGAAGGCCGCCACCTATCCGACCACCGAGCAGACCCTGGCGTCGGTTTCGCTGCTGCTCAACGGTGGCGGACTGGCACAGCTGCAGGAGATCAACCAGAGCCTTGCTCGCGCGCTGGCGGGGCGTGAGAGCGACATGCGCAGCCTGCTCACGCAATTGGACACCTTCATCGCCGCACTCAACGATCAGACCGATGACATCATCTCGGCCACCGAGAAGCTGAACGGTCTGGTCGGCCAGTTCGCCCGACAGAACCAAACCGTCGACAAGGCGCTGACCACGATCCCGCAGGCACTGGCGGTGCTGGCGCAGGAGCGCACCAAGATCGCCGACGCCGCTGACGCGCTCGGAAAGTTCAGTGCTATCGCCGTCTCCACCGTCGAACAGAGCAGGGAGGCCCTGGTGGCCAACCTGCGCAACATCGCTCCGGTGTTGCGCTCGCTGGCCGACGCCGGTCCGGCGCTGACGCAGGGCCTGGACTTCTTGTCCACCTATCCCTGGGTCAAGAGCAACATCCCCAATTGGTTTCGCGGCGACTTCGCCAACATCAGCCTGGTCGTCGACCTGACGTTGAGCCGGATCGACAGCGGCCTGTTCACCGGAACACGTTGGGAAGGCGACCTCACCGAGCTGGAACTCCAGTGGGGGAGAACCGTCGGTCAGATGCCCAGCCCGTACACCGCCGGCAACCCGTTGGTCGCCCCCTACCACTTCGGGGGGTACTGA
- a CDS encoding MCE family protein has product MFRLSRTVWTQLAILATVTLVAGGVMAFGFVKVPALFGIGRYTVTVELPASGGLYPTSVVTYRGTEIGRVSAIDVDADGVRAVLKLNSSIKVPAQVTAAVHSRSAIGEQFLELTPTAGAAEHRMLRAGDVIPADKVRIPADIANLLDATNRALLAIPHDDLRTVVDEADKAVGGLGAELSRIVAGSTSLAIEGGEAAQPFAQLIDQTPPVLNSQVDTADSIATWARRLASITGQLSAEDRAFSGLLKVGAPALDEANALLGRVAPALPVLLANMVSLGQIAVTFRQGIEQLLVLFPQGTAVMSAITLADSGLNTPYRGIYLDFNLNMNYPPPCNTGFLPARQQRVPSSVDYPDRPAGELYCRVPQDSDLNVRGARNIPCENDPAKRAPTVEMCESDESYIPLNDGYNWKGDPNATLSGQAVPQDPPRAPAPQPPVAFVPYDPQTGSYVGPDGKRQTRADLAPQRKDQTWQTMLLPPGE; this is encoded by the coding sequence GTGTTTCGACTGTCCCGCACCGTCTGGACCCAGCTGGCGATCCTGGCGACGGTCACCCTCGTCGCCGGCGGGGTGATGGCGTTCGGCTTCGTCAAGGTCCCGGCGCTGTTCGGCATCGGCCGCTACACCGTGACCGTCGAACTACCGGCGTCCGGCGGGCTGTACCCGACATCGGTGGTGACCTACCGCGGCACCGAGATCGGCAGGGTCAGCGCCATCGACGTCGACGCCGACGGCGTGCGTGCGGTGCTGAAACTGAACTCCTCGATCAAGGTGCCCGCACAGGTGACCGCCGCGGTGCACAGCCGTTCGGCGATCGGTGAACAGTTCCTCGAACTCACCCCGACCGCCGGCGCCGCCGAGCACCGGATGCTGCGTGCCGGTGACGTGATCCCGGCGGACAAGGTGCGCATTCCCGCCGACATCGCCAACCTGCTCGACGCCACCAACCGTGCGCTGCTGGCGATCCCGCACGACGATCTACGCACCGTCGTCGACGAGGCCGACAAAGCGGTGGGCGGTCTCGGTGCGGAACTGTCCCGCATCGTCGCCGGATCGACGTCGCTGGCCATCGAAGGCGGCGAGGCCGCGCAGCCTTTCGCGCAGTTGATCGACCAGACCCCACCGGTGCTGAATTCCCAAGTGGACACCGCGGATTCGATCGCGACGTGGGCGCGGCGGCTGGCGTCGATCACCGGTCAGCTCAGCGCCGAGGATCGGGCGTTTTCGGGCCTGCTCAAAGTCGGTGCCCCGGCACTCGATGAGGCCAACGCGCTGCTGGGCCGGGTGGCTCCGGCGCTGCCGGTGTTGCTGGCCAACATGGTCAGCCTCGGTCAGATCGCGGTGACGTTCCGCCAGGGCATCGAGCAACTGCTGGTGCTGTTTCCGCAGGGGACCGCGGTGATGTCGGCGATCACACTGGCCGATTCGGGCCTCAACACGCCCTATCGCGGCATCTATCTGGACTTCAACCTCAATATGAACTACCCGCCGCCGTGCAACACCGGATTCCTGCCGGCCCGCCAGCAGCGGGTCCCCAGTTCCGTCGACTACCCGGATCGGCCCGCCGGCGAGCTGTACTGCCGGGTGCCGCAGGACTCGGACCTCAATGTGCGTGGTGCACGCAATATTCCCTGCGAGAACGATCCCGCCAAGCGTGCGCCCACCGTCGAGATGTGCGAGAGCGACGAGTCGTACATCCCGCTCAACGACGGCTACAACTGGAAGGGCGATCCCAACGCCACGTTGTCCGGTCAGGCTGTGCCGCAGGACCCGCCGCGTGCCCCTGCGCCGCAGCCGCCGGTCGCCTTCGTGCCCTACGACCCGCAGACCGGCAGCTATGTGGGCCCCGACGGCAAGCGTCAAACCCGGGCCGACCTGGCCCCCCAGCGGAAGGATCAGACATGGCAGACGATGTTGTTGCCCCCGGGCGAATAG
- a CDS encoding tetratricopeptide repeat protein: MADDVVAPGRIDRRAAAGAILAVAALAGTVGWLGYRDHQIQQAQQHRESYVQVARQAAVNLTTISYAQADADVQRIIDSTTGAFRDDFGQRSRPFVDVVKQAQSASEGTVTEAGLESVDGDQADVLLAVSVRTTIAGEVQPEPRRWRMRISLQDTGEGPKVSNIAFVQ; this comes from the coding sequence ATGGCAGACGATGTTGTTGCCCCCGGGCGAATAGACCGCCGAGCAGCGGCAGGCGCGATCCTGGCCGTGGCGGCGCTGGCCGGTACGGTCGGCTGGCTCGGCTACCGCGACCACCAGATCCAACAGGCGCAGCAGCACCGCGAGAGCTACGTCCAGGTCGCGCGTCAAGCGGCGGTCAACCTGACGACGATCAGCTATGCGCAGGCCGACGCCGATGTGCAGCGCATCATCGATTCGACGACCGGGGCGTTCCGCGACGACTTCGGCCAGCGATCCCGGCCCTTCGTCGACGTCGTCAAACAAGCTCAGTCGGCATCGGAAGGCACCGTTACCGAGGCCGGCCTGGAATCGGTGGACGGCGACCAAGCCGATGTCCTGCTGGCGGTCTCGGTGCGCACCACGATCGCCGGGGAAGTCCAACCGGAACCGCGCCGCTGGCGGATGCGAATCAGCCTGCAAGACACCGGCGAAGGCCCCAAAGTGTCCAACATCGCGTTCGTCCAGTGA
- a CDS encoding CAP domain-containing protein, producing the protein MFDVRRAAVLAVMIGGAGALPVAAADNSRLNDSVVTNVYTIHHQAGCAEKVMVDPRLVLAAEWHAKDVLGHRDLDGDLGSDGSTPQTRGQAAGFPGAVAETVAINSAVAISGIEILNRWYYDPADLAIMSDCANTAIGVWSENSLDRSVVVAVYGAALRGAA; encoded by the coding sequence ATGTTTGATGTGCGCCGTGCGGCGGTGCTGGCGGTCATGATTGGCGGGGCGGGGGCGTTGCCTGTTGCCGCTGCCGACAACTCGCGCCTCAACGACAGTGTCGTGACCAACGTCTACACGATTCACCACCAGGCCGGCTGCGCCGAGAAGGTGATGGTCGACCCCCGGTTGGTGCTTGCCGCCGAATGGCATGCCAAAGACGTTCTCGGACACCGGGATCTGGACGGCGATCTCGGCTCCGACGGGTCCACGCCGCAGACCCGCGGGCAGGCCGCCGGCTTCCCGGGGGCGGTGGCCGAAACCGTGGCGATCAACTCCGCGGTGGCCATCAGCGGCATCGAGATCCTCAACCGGTGGTATTACGACCCCGCGGATCTCGCGATCATGTCCGACTGCGCCAACACCGCGATCGGCGTGTGGTCGGAGAACAGCCTGGACCGATCGGTGGTGGTCGCCGTTTACGGTGCGGCGTTGCGGGGCGCCGCGTAG
- a CDS encoding Panacea domain-containing protein, with protein MASVHDVAAYILSVRGGMSTMKLQKLCYYSQGWALAWDEQPLFHEPIRAWANGPVVYELFDKHRGQFRVGRGWPHGNATNLKDFEKETVDAVLRSYGGLTGQQLSDKTHGETPWILARRGTQEGALSTAELSLQAMQEYFGALAHKEAVALEQDDAVEEEAEILLEDDEADEYMDYEPPDDYYAAAEYADFAPDEDENVDYERSEFWDR; from the coding sequence ATGGCAAGTGTTCACGACGTCGCGGCGTATATCCTTTCTGTGCGCGGCGGCATGTCCACCATGAAGTTGCAGAAGCTCTGCTACTACAGTCAAGGCTGGGCTCTCGCGTGGGATGAACAGCCGCTCTTTCACGAGCCCATTCGCGCATGGGCGAATGGACCGGTGGTCTACGAGCTTTTTGACAAGCACCGTGGTCAGTTTCGGGTTGGTCGCGGCTGGCCTCACGGCAATGCCACCAACTTGAAGGACTTCGAAAAGGAAACAGTCGACGCCGTGCTGCGTAGCTACGGCGGACTGACCGGGCAACAGCTGAGCGATAAGACGCACGGTGAAACCCCCTGGATTCTGGCCCGTCGAGGAACGCAGGAGGGCGCACTCTCGACGGCCGAGCTCTCGCTGCAGGCGATGCAGGAGTATTTCGGTGCGCTTGCCCATAAAGAGGCCGTCGCCCTCGAACAGGACGACGCGGTCGAAGAAGAAGCCGAAATACTCCTGGAAGACGACGAAGCTGACGAGTACATGGACTACGAGCCCCCTGATGACTACTACGCTGCCGCCGAGTATGCCGACTTCGCACCCGACGAAGACGAGAACGTGGACTACGAGCGATCGGAATTTTGGGATCGATAG